The Humulus lupulus chromosome 4, drHumLupu1.1, whole genome shotgun sequence genome has a window encoding:
- the LOC133832957 gene encoding uncharacterized protein LOC133832957: MAEGIGNKLKGKLVRESGSHHEENDGVEFGDLLERLNLGQRKKKLIVFALGGLLCHRVYRYDRSSVPRFRLPDTSYGSILVYKRPYCEDFMKFCLDRFEVGIWSSAREWYLNNALDCIMKGLKGKLLFAWDQNECTRSGFCTLEKKDKPLFLKDLNKLWQNKYLCKGKYSSSNTLLIDDKPYKALLNPVIYSTHGYLFFVLHFNSNTTIFIEHEYKVDDVDDMTLGPNSELRLYLDELAKADDDIPSYVEKHPFGQPAITPRHPDWNFYSKVVRSFGKTSSSSAS, translated from the exons ATGGCCGAAGGGATTGGTAATAAACTGAAAGGAAAACTAGTACGTGAAAGTGGTAGCCACCATGAAGAAAATGATGGTGTAGAGTTTGGGGACTTGTTAGAGAGACTGAACCTTGGTCAACGAAAGAAAAAGCTTATCGTTTTTGCTCTTGGTGGACTGCTTTGCCATAGAGTCTACCGTTATGATAGGTCTAGTGTTCCTAGATTTCGTCTTCCTGACACATCTTATGGAAGCATTTTAG TTTACAAGAGGCCTTACTGTGAAGATTTCATGAAGTTTTGCTTGGATAGATTTGAAGTGGGAATATGGTCCTCTGCTAGGGA ATGGTACCTGAACAATGCATTGGACTGCATAATGAAAGGATTAAAGGGCAAGCTGCTGTTTGCATGG GATCAAAATGAATGCACTAGATCAGGTTTCTGTACTTTGGAGAAGAAAGATAAACCtttatttttgaaggatttgAATAAATTGTGGCAAAACAAATACCTTTGCAAAGGGAAGTATTCTTCATCAAACACTCTCTTAATAGACGACAAGCCTTATAAAGCGCTGCTAAATCCTGTAATTTATTCAACACATGGATATTTgttttttgttcttcattttaat TCAAACACAACTATATTTATTGAGCATGAATATAAAGTTGATGATGTTGATGATATGACTTTAG GTCCAAATAGTGAGCTTCGTCTTTACCTGGATGAATTGGCAAAAGCAGATGATGATATTCCTTCTTATGTTGAAAAACATCCATTTGGGCAGCCTGCTATAACTCCACGCCATCCAGACTGGAACTTTTATTCTAAGGTTGTTCGTAGTTTTGGAAAGACCTCTTCTTCAAGCGCTAGTTAA